A region of Vitis riparia cultivar Riparia Gloire de Montpellier isolate 1030 chromosome 1, EGFV_Vit.rip_1.0, whole genome shotgun sequence DNA encodes the following proteins:
- the LOC117923625 gene encoding LOW QUALITY PROTEIN: ranBP2-type zinc finger protein At1g67325-like (The sequence of the model RefSeq protein was modified relative to this genomic sequence to represent the inferred CDS: inserted 1 base in 1 codon): protein MSQVDNRNSSAAKRARTDGSRREDDWTCPSCGNVNFSFRTTCNMRNCTQPRPADHNSKSAAKPVQVPQGYSSAPYVGSGAPSSMYLGVPPYGSSLFNGAPIPPYDGPFSGGSAYHYNYGSRLSAGSPYRPLHLSGPPPYSSGXMMGNGGMYGMPPLVDRYGLGLPMGHAAMGPRPGFFPDDKSQKKDATRDNDWTCPKCGNVNFSFRTVCNMRKCNTPKPGSQAAKSEKNSKQKMPDGSWKCEKCSNINYPFRTKCNRQNCGADKPSESTKSPSPSPDENDQ, encoded by the exons GTAGCAGGAGAGAAGATGATTGGACCTGTCCTAGCTGTGGcaatgttaatttttcttttaggacGACTTGCAATATGCGCAATTGTACCCAACCCAGACCAGCTGATCATAACTCA aAATCTGCTGCTAAGCCTGTGCAAGTTCCTCAGGGTTACTCCTCAGCTCCATATGTAGGTTCTGGTGCACCCTCTTCAATGTATCTTGGCGTGCCACCATATGGTTCTTCTCTCTTCAATGGAGCACCCATTCCTCCTTATGATGGTCCCTTTTCTGGGGGCTCTGCATATCACTACAACTATGGCAGCCGCCTTTCTGCAGGCAGTCCTTACCGACCTCTGCATTTATCTGGACCACCACCTTATTCTAGTG CTATGATGGGAAATG GTGGGATGTATGGTATGCCCCCACTGGTGGACCGCTATGGCTTGGGTTTGCCCATGGGCCATGCAGCTAtg GGCCCAAGACCAGGTTTTTTTCCTGATgataaatctcaaaaaaaaG ATGCAACCCGTGATAATGACTGGACCTGTCCTAAATGTGGAAATGTCAACTTCTCTTTTAGAACTGTTTGTAACATGAGGAAGTGCAATACACCAAAACCTGGATCTCAG GCTGCAAAATCTGAGAAGAATTCTA AACAAAAGATGCCTGATGGAAGTTGGAAGTGTGAGAAATGTAGCAACATAAACTATCCCTTCAGAACCAAGTGCAATAGACAGAACTGTGGGGCCGATAAACCATCTGAATCGACAAAGTCTCCTTCACCCTCACCGGACGAAAATGATCAG TGA